The Sulfitobacter donghicola DSW-25 = KCTC 12864 = JCM 14565 genome has a segment encoding these proteins:
- a CDS encoding DNA-packaging protein: MAHQLPPEGDWRSWVIMGGRGAGKTRAGAEWVRSVVEGARPLDAGRCRRVALVGETIDQVREVMIFGDSGILACSPEDRRPDWEATRKRLVWPNGAVATVHSAHDPEGLRGPQFDAAWVDEIAKWKKSQDTWDMLQFALRLGDHPQVCVTTTPRNVGVLKQLLKSPSTVVTHAPTEANRANLAASFLEEVRARYRGTRLGRQELDGVLLADAEGALWTSEMLEAARVSKMPALDRIVVAVDPATTSGASSDECGIVVAGVQSSGPPQEWCAYVLADCTVSGLGPSGWARAAIQAMERFGADRLVAETNQGGQMVQEVIRQVDPLVPYKGVHASRGKAARAEPVAALYEQGRVKHVADLDGLEDQMTRMTRHGYEGGGSPDRVDALVWALHELMIEPAAKWRQPGVRSL; the protein is encoded by the coding sequence ATGGCGCATCAACTGCCGCCTGAGGGGGATTGGCGGTCGTGGGTGATTATGGGAGGGCGCGGTGCGGGGAAAACCCGCGCGGGCGCTGAATGGGTTCGATCGGTTGTCGAGGGCGCGCGCCCTTTGGATGCGGGCCGGTGCCGTCGCGTGGCGCTGGTGGGCGAGACGATTGATCAGGTGCGCGAAGTGATGATTTTTGGCGATAGCGGTATCTTGGCTTGTTCGCCAGAGGATCGCCGCCCAGATTGGGAGGCAACGCGCAAGCGGCTGGTGTGGCCGAATGGGGCGGTTGCCACGGTGCATTCCGCCCATGACCCCGAGGGGCTGCGAGGGCCGCAGTTTGATGCGGCGTGGGTGGATGAGATTGCGAAATGGAAGAAGTCTCAGGACACGTGGGACATGTTGCAGTTTGCGCTGCGCTTGGGGGATCATCCGCAGGTTTGTGTAACGACGACACCGCGCAATGTTGGTGTGCTGAAGCAATTGTTAAAATCCCCATCTACCGTGGTCACTCATGCGCCCACTGAGGCGAACCGCGCGAATTTGGCGGCTTCGTTTCTGGAGGAAGTCCGCGCGCGCTATCGCGGGACGCGCCTTGGGCGGCAAGAGTTGGATGGTGTGCTGCTAGCGGATGCCGAGGGCGCGTTGTGGACATCGGAGATGTTGGAGGCAGCGCGGGTGAGCAAGATGCCCGCGCTGGATCGCATTGTCGTCGCTGTGGACCCTGCGACCACGTCTGGTGCGTCATCGGATGAATGCGGGATTGTGGTGGCTGGGGTGCAGAGCAGTGGCCCTCCGCAAGAGTGGTGCGCCTATGTTCTTGCCGATTGCACGGTTTCGGGATTAGGGCCGAGTGGTTGGGCGCGGGCCGCTATTCAGGCGATGGAGCGTTTCGGCGCGGATCGCCTCGTCGCTGAGACAAACCAAGGCGGGCAGATGGTACAGGAGGTGATCCGTCAGGTTGATCCTTTGGTGCCATATAAGGGTGTTCACGCCAGCCGCGGCAAGGCGGCGCGCGCCGAACCAGTCGCGGCGTTGTATGAGCAGGGGCGGGTCAAGCATGTTGCCGACCTAGATGGGTTAGAGGACCAGATGACGCGGATGACGCGCCATGGCTATGAAGGCGGCGGATCGCCTGACCGCGTGGATGCGTTGGTTTGGGCGTTACATGAGCTCATGATTGAACCCGCAGCCAAGTGGCGGCAGCCGGGGGTACGTTCATTATAG
- the mltG gene encoding endolytic transglycosylase MltG, translated as MWRHVAANAFTFLMVGLFLLGGLIMWGKGQYDAPGPLTQAVCVQVAGGSNMRRVSENLAEQGAVSSASIFRIGADYEKKSSKLKAGSFLVEPEASMKEIVDVITRGGASTCGTEIVYRIGVNRVSIQVRELDPATNRFAELAQFTQGSDEVPAEYTQMLEQSDVRFRIAMAEGVTSWQVVNAISGMDIMEGTVAETPAEGSLAPDSYEVRKGDDRAALIARMQDAQELLVAAAWEARADDLPIDSPEELLILASLVEKETGVADERRQVSSVFVNRLNQGMRLQTDPTVIYGITRGEGILGRGLRRSELRAETPYNTYVIPALPPTPIANPGRASLMAAAQPDETPYIFFVADGTGGHAFAVTLDEHNRNVAVWRQIEADRAAAAENGDNN; from the coding sequence ATGTGGCGCCATGTTGCGGCTAATGCTTTCACCTTTTTGATGGTGGGGCTTTTCCTGCTGGGCGGGCTGATCATGTGGGGCAAGGGGCAATATGATGCCCCTGGGCCGTTGACGCAGGCTGTTTGTGTGCAGGTAGCAGGCGGTAGCAACATGCGCCGAGTCAGTGAAAATCTGGCGGAGCAGGGGGCGGTTTCATCGGCCTCTATTTTCCGCATTGGCGCTGACTATGAGAAGAAATCCAGCAAGCTAAAAGCTGGCAGTTTCCTTGTTGAGCCGGAAGCCTCGATGAAAGAGATCGTCGATGTGATTACACGCGGTGGCGCCAGCACTTGCGGTACCGAGATCGTGTATCGCATCGGTGTAAACCGCGTGAGCATTCAGGTCCGTGAGTTGGATCCGGCGACAAACCGTTTTGCCGAGCTTGCTCAATTCACGCAAGGTTCAGATGAGGTGCCTGCGGAATACACGCAGATGCTAGAGCAGTCTGACGTGCGGTTCCGGATCGCAATGGCCGAAGGCGTGACCAGCTGGCAGGTTGTAAATGCGATTTCGGGCATGGACATCATGGAAGGCACGGTCGCTGAAACGCCTGCGGAAGGGTCATTGGCGCCAGACAGTTATGAGGTGCGTAAAGGGGATGATCGTGCAGCATTGATTGCGCGTATGCAGGACGCCCAAGAGCTGCTGGTGGCTGCAGCATGGGAAGCGCGCGCAGATGATCTGCCGATTGACAGCCCTGAAGAGCTGTTGATCCTTGCTTCACTTGTGGAAAAGGAAACGGGTGTTGCAGATGAGCGCAGACAGGTTTCCAGCGTATTTGTGAACCGTTTGAACCAAGGCATGCGTTTGCAAACGGATCCGACGGTTATTTATGGCATTACGCGCGGTGAAGGTATTCTGGGCCGTGGGTTGCGTCGCAGTGAGTTGCGCGCGGAAACGCCTTACAACACCTATGTCATTCCGGCCTTGCCTCCGACACCGATTGCAAACCCGGGGCGCGCCAGCCTGATGGCAGCCGCGCAACCGGATGAGACGCCATATATCTTCTTTGTGGCCGATGGTACGGGCGGTCACGCCTTTGCGGTCACGCTGGATGAGCACAACCGCAATGTCGCGGTGTGGCGTCAGATCGAGGCGGATCGGGCTGCCGCGGCGGAAAACGGTGACAACAACTAG